TTTCAATACGACCTTCATAGCCTTTGTACTGTTGGGGGCTTGCCACTCGCCAGTAAAGCCATCATCGCTGCTATTGAGCGTAAACGTACCCGTTATCTTGCCATCAACCATTTCGTTGAGAAATAGCTGGCCTGAGAAAAACTCTCCTTCTAGGGCTATTTTTTTCTCCTTGCCTTGGCTTTCGTAGTAATACCATCCTTCGTATGCGTCGCGGTTCATGCCGTTGGGGCCGGCTTCAGTACCTTTGTATTCAAGTTTGAGTTGAATTTTGAGGTTGCCGTTGATTGTACCGTTGTAGTTGGCCTGATCGTCCGCTTTTTTCTCATTTTTGTCTTTAATCTCAGCCTTTTCAGCCTTTTCAGCCTTTTCGGTGGCTTTGTCGGCGGGTTTGGTATTTTCGGCAGCGTCAGTGGTGGCTTCGGTAGCTGTTTCGGTAGTATCCGTTTTGGTTTCTTTGCTACCGCAGGCCGTCAGGCCTACCGATATCAAAAATGCTAGCGTACAAGCAAGGGTTTTGGGAGTTGTTTGCATCGGTGAAAATATAGTTAGGAATAAAAAAACTTGATGACAGTGTTGGGCTTGTTGGTCATTTTCCATATCGACACTCGTCCGCGCCTGTGGTGTTTCCACAAACGAGGCGAGTATGTTTTGCAGCCGCCTGTATTCTTACAGGTATAGTGCCTTTTTAGAGCATGTCTAAAATTCTCTTCATCGACACCAAAACACTGCTTTTTGGCTGCTATTCGTTAAAAATGCTCGCCGTAGCCCACCCACGATTAAAATCGTGGGCTAAACATAGCGCCTTCGCTTTTGGCCTAGTATGAGCACAAAAATCAGCTGTTTTGAGCGCCGCGCTGAAAATTTAGACAAGCTTTTAGAGATAATCTGACAATTTGAGGGTTTTACCACTCATACTGCTGCTGGCCTCAAAAAGAAGTTTGCCTTTCTTACCACCATCGCCATTATAAAACTTACGGCCTTCTTCTACAGTTACTTTCTTGACAGCCATATTGTTGATGGTATAATAGCCTTTCCCATCATAGATACGGAAAGAGCTACCCGTATCGTTTTTGATGCTGAAGGTAACATCTCCCAGCGGCGCTTCGGCGGGCTTGTAGGCGCTCAGACCATAGCTTAGCAGGCAAAGTATCATCATTAGGGTGCTGAATTGGAGCAAGTGTTTTTTCATATCAGTGATGTTTTGGGTGAATAAGTGAATAAGTAGTTGTGAGTTTTTAGCTTTTAGTGCTTGGTTATTTCATTCACGCGATTTTTATACTCAACCACAATTGGTTTGGGAAATCTTTGCACTGAGAATCTTGGATAATCAAGAAAATCAAGCCCTTTAAATCCCCAAATCTTCTCTGAATCTTGGTATAAATACAAATGAGCAATAATTGACCATTTATTGGATATTGAAGCGGCCTTGTGCTTTGTCAAACACTAAGGTTACAAACTTGGCTTCGGCAATACCGGGAGTACCAAGGATGATTTCGATGCTCGTACCTTGTTGGGGGATTTTGACCAAAGCCGCCGCATCCTTACCTGCCAGTTGAATAGCCCCTGTTTCGGTAGAGCTTTTGTAGCTGAAGCGGGCTTGACGGTCGTGTAGGTCTGCCCAATTGAGTACTTTTTCGCTGATAGGTTTTAGTTGGGCATCAAAAAACTGCAAGTTTTTCAGGTTGCCCCAGCAGCCTTCGCCTCCGCAGGTGTACTCAAACACTCCTACGATATCTTCGCCTTTGGCGGTTTTCCAGAGCGCCAACTCAAACACAGGGTCTCCCATAACGCCATCACGAACCATTGCCTGAAGATACCCATTTTTGAGGTCTTCGATGGTGATCTTGGGTAGGTTTTGTTGGAAATAGCCCTGTCTTGCGTCATACTTCTTAGCCAATACAGGTTGGAGCGCCTCAAAGTACTCCCTGATATTGGCCAAAGGAACCTGAGGCTCTGGCAACTCATTGATTTCAGCTCCAGTAGTAGTAACTACAGCCGTGTCTGTATCGCTGCTTGCAGCCATTTCTTTTTGCTCGGTAGCTGTGCCACAGGCCTGCCATAGGCACACAGCCAATAAAAAAGCCGTAATTTTGATAAGGTCGTTTTTCATGTGGATTGTATTTTTCAAATGCTGTATGCTTATTTTCTTTATTTTGCACAATGTTCAGGCTACATATTTTGATAATAGCCCTCTCCCCTGCCCTATCACTTCTATGGAATTTGCGCACAAATTTGGTCTTCTGAAACCAAGCCAATCTAACCATTGGCAGTAACATACCTGCTTTGGGCAGTACCCTTCTACTTTACAAAAGAGGCTTGGTTTGCTAAGCTTAATTTGAAACAAGTTTACGCAAATAATCACTAAAAGATACTGCTTTTTTACCGAGAGGGGTTTTGGCTTTACCAAATACTCCGCCTATCATACCAAGGCCTCTTGGGGTATTTCGCTACATCTTCCCATTTTTCAGATATTGTGTTACAAAACGACCGTTTTCCCAAAAGAAGACGTGGCGCAGTGGCAGGTTTTTCTTGATATCCGATGTATAAGCACTTCTCAGTTCACGATAAATGCGCTTGCCTTGTATATACCAATGAACATTCGGCACGATGCCATAAGCAACCTTTTCACCCTTGAGCGACTTGTCGGAAAAACTCACTATATCGTAGCTTCCGTCGTCTTTGCGCTCATACACATTAGTTCATCAATACAGGGGCTATAGCATAAGCCATGTTTTTTAGCTACCTTTGGCCAACAAATCGAGCCACTAACCCACTTTTCCACCCACTAGCAAAAAGCTATGCACTCATACCCAAGCTTTTGGCTTATTGTCTTCTTGCTTTGCGTAGGCGGTATGCCTCTGGCGGCTCAAGACCGCAGCGCTGAGGCCGAAGACTGGATCACAAGAGGCACACGCTACCACAACGAAGGCCGCTACGACGAAGCCATCCAAGCCTACACCAAGGCCATCGAGATTTTCCCCCACCTCAGCCGCTATTATTGGTATCGGGGAACAACCTACTTCGTAAAACAACGCTACCGAGATGCTCTGGCCGATTATAACCGCGCCCTGCCCGATTATCCGCAGGCCTACGAAAATCGCGCTTACCTCAAGTATGAACTGAAGGATTACCGAGGGGCCATCGAAGATATCAGCCTATTGCTGGGTATTGTAGAGCAGGAAAAAGATGAGCACTATGCCTTTCGAGCACTCTGTTTTGCGGCTCTGCGCAACTTCCGCGCTGCCTGTCACGACTACCAAGAAGCCCAAAAATTGGGGTTCAAAAAAACCCCTAGTTACGAAAAATATTGCCAAGAGGCCGCTACACAGGCAGCCCTACCTGCCGATAGTCTCCAAAAAATATTAGACGCTGCCGACAGTTTGTCCCAAATTGTGGCCAAACAACCAACATCACCCGACAGCGCCCAACTGGCTATCGATAGCCTAGACCAAGCCAAGGTACAAGCCCCCACCAAGCCCCTCCCCAGCCTTAGACGCTATTTTTGGGCTTTGTTCGTCTTTTTGTTGATAGCCTCTCTCAGTGGGGCTTGGGCTTATTACCATTTTCGGAAAAAGGCGAATAACAACGACGATGATGTTGTTTCTTAGCAATACGACTATTGTTAGGGATTGACGAAGTTTATAGCACATTAGAGCGTTGGGCGTGCGCCCCCTACGGGGTATATCAATGAGGTAGCTTCTTTTGAATGCCCCCCTAACTCTTGGTGTGATTATCAGGTTACTCTCCCATTATTTTAACGTGAATATTTTCGATAAGCTTAGCAAAGTACAATTTTTTGATACTCATTTGTATTGACCAAAGGTGTATTAGGCTTCTGAGCCAGGAAAACATAAGCAATCAAACCGGCCATCAAATTGACCATAAAATGGACAGGGCTCTGATAATACCACTTGAAACAGCGCATGTCCGAGAATAATGGCAGAAGATGCATATGCCATTATTCCGCTTTTATGCAAACAACATTGTGCAGCTAAATACCCTAGGCTCATATAACAAGGAGATTGCTCTAAGCTTTTTACAAAATCATCACAATTTGAAAAGATTTCTACTAACCTTAAAATACTGAGAATTAAGATAGGAATAAGTGTTTTCTCAGAATAGTGCAATTCAAAAGCAACACTTATTTGTTAGTTCTCAAATTTACCCTTTTTCTTGCTTATAGAAATCTTATTATCAAGCTGTTATAAAAATAAAGGCTAAAAACTAGCATAAGTTTGATAAATACGTCGCTAAGAAAGTTTTCGAAGAATTAAAATCATCTATTCTATGATGTTTTACACTAAAACCTAAGAGCATCAACTACTGATAGCCTT
The nucleotide sequence above comes from Eisenibacter elegans DSM 3317. Encoded proteins:
- a CDS encoding tetratricopeptide repeat protein; translated protein: MHSYPSFWLIVFLLCVGGMPLAAQDRSAEAEDWITRGTRYHNEGRYDEAIQAYTKAIEIFPHLSRYYWYRGTTYFVKQRYRDALADYNRALPDYPQAYENRAYLKYELKDYRGAIEDISLLLGIVEQEKDEHYAFRALCFAALRNFRAACHDYQEAQKLGFKKTPSYEKYCQEAATQAALPADSLQKILDAADSLSQIVAKQPTSPDSAQLAIDSLDQAKVQAPTKPLPSLRRYFWALFVFLLIASLSGAWAYYHFRKKANNNDDDVVS